In Pseudomonas sp. ADAK2, the genomic window CAGGAAGTAGCCGATCACCGTGTAACTCGCCGCCAGACGCAGCAGGCCACTGGCGCGAATGTCCGGCAACGGGCTGTTCATCGCGTCATCGACGCTGCGCAAAATCACATACGCCCGATTCAAGAAGTGCCGCCCGGCATCGGTCAGGCTCATGCCCTGGGCTGAGCGCTGAAACAACAGCGCGCCCAGCATTCCCTCCAGTTCCTTGATCGCCGTGGTTACCGCCGACTGGGAAATATTCAGATGAATCGCGGCCTGGGAAATTTGCCCGATCTCGGCGGTGGCGACGAAATAGCGGACCTGGCGCAGGGTCAGTGACATGAGTTCTCCCGACGATGGGGTATCTGTTTTTCAGAAGATACCCTATCTGTTAATAGATCTTCCCAAGGGGTATGGAGGAATCTAACGTGGGCTGCATGAAGTCACAAGCGTCAGGAGCAAGCGTCATGCAAGCAGTAGATTTCAACTCGGACATGGGCGAAGGCTTCGGCCCATGGACCATCGGCGACGGAGTCGACAATGAGCTGATGGGCTTCATCAGTTCCGCCAATATCGCCACTGGTTTTCATGCCGGCGACCCCAGCACCATGCGCCGCACCATCGAGCAGGCCAAACGCCTGGGCGTGGCCATCGGCGCGCATCCGGGGTTTCGCGACCTGGTCGGTTTCGGCCGTCGACACATCAATGCACCGGCCCAGGAACTGGTCGACGACATGCTCTACCAGTTGGGCGCCTTGCGTGAACTCGCCCGGGTTCAAGGCGTGGCCCTGCAACACATCAAGCCTCATGGCGCGCTCTACATGCACCTGGCGCGAGACGAGGAAGCCGCGCGTTTG contains:
- a CDS encoding 5-oxoprolinase subunit PxpA, giving the protein MQAVDFNSDMGEGFGPWTIGDGVDNELMGFISSANIATGFHAGDPSTMRRTIEQAKRLGVAIGAHPGFRDLVGFGRRHINAPAQELVDDMLYQLGALRELARVQGVALQHIKPHGALYMHLARDEEAARLLVENLQRLEPELLLYCMPDSVIWRVATELGQPVIREFYADREYDLSGSIVFTRNVRAYDPAQVAARVLRACQEGVVRTVEGEDLAIEFDSICLHSDTPGALALVEATRRALDSAGIEVRTPR